A window of the Camelus dromedarius isolate mCamDro1 chromosome 5, mCamDro1.pat, whole genome shotgun sequence genome harbors these coding sequences:
- the DACT1 gene encoding dapper homolog 1, with protein sequence MKPSPAGTARELEPPALSRGEQRTAEPEGRWREKGEADTERQRTRERQEATLAGLAELEYLRQRQELLVRGALRGAGGAGAVAARAGELPGEAAQRSRLEEKFLEENILLLRKQLNCLRRRDAGLLNQLQELDKQISDLRLDVEKTSEEHLETDSRPSSGFYELSDGASGSLSNSSNSVFSECLSSCHSSTCFCSPLEATLTISDGCPKSADVNPKYQCDLVSKNGNDVYRYPSPLHAVAVQSPMFLLCLTGNPLREEERLDNHANDIGVGSELDAVKTDTSLPSPSSMWAAPPPSSSKKMDGYILSLVQKKTHPVRTNKPRTSVNADPTKGLLRNGSICIRVTGGVSQGNSGNLKNSKQVSLPSGGIPPFDSGTFSPLKQWSKESKPEPLESKRLTPPEGCSPGTATELQGKHLLKNAKPAAQDHARCPPAGTGEPSKESGHIPAASPKESPGRGPAPLQENKVVQPLKKASQKNSPQAAAPGAPPPAAQALLSPAFPVDERPALDFRSEGSSSQSLEEGPVGKAPPAPGQPPGVRPARGARPAAAPRGSALKHRAAAVHGPEGALPAVREKARAAGKKCRFPDDTDTNKKLRRAPAKGRRGGGGQPDAGLHGRPLGAGRRGHGHGHGREAVVAKPRHKRTDSRRWRSAAEVSYEEALRRARRGRREPAGLFAAGPLPYASPYAYVASDSEYSAECESLFHSTVLDTSEDERSNYTTNCFGDSESSVSEGDFVGDSTSTSDSEESGGLIWSQFVQTLPLQPVPAPDLRNNPTKTFVKIKASHNLKKKILRFRSGSLKLMTTV encoded by the exons ATGAAGCCGAGTCCGGCCGGGACGGCGAGGGAGCTGGAGCCGCCGGCGCTGAGCCGGGGCGAGCAGCGCACGGCGGAACCCGAGGGGCGCTGGCGGGAGAAGGGCGAGGCGGACACGGAGCGGCAGCGCACTCGGGAGCGGCAGGAGGCCACGCTGGCCGGGCTGGCGGAGCTGGAGTACCTGCGCCAGCGCCAGGAGCTGCTGGTCCGGGGCGCCCTGCGCGGCGCAGGGGGTGCGGGGGCCGTTGCAGCCCGCGCCGGGGAGCTGCCGGGGGAGGCGGCGCAGCGCAGCCGCCTGGAGGAGAAGTTCTTGGAGGAGAACATCTTGCTGCTACGGAAGCAATTG AATTGTTTGAGGAGAAGAGATGCTGGTTTATTGAACCAGTTGCAAGAACTCGACAAGCAGATCAGTGACCTGAGACTGGATGTAGAGAAGACATCTGAGGAGCACCTGGAGACAGACAGCCGACCTAGCTCAG GGTTTTATGAACTGAGTGATGGGGCTTCGGGATCCCTTTCCAATTCCTCTAATTCGGTCTTCAGTGAGTGTTTATCCAGTTGTCATTCCAGCACCTGCTTTTGCAGCCCCTTGGAGGCAACCTTGACTATCTCAGATGGTTGCCCCAAATCTGCAG ATGTGAATCCCAAGTACCAGTGTGATCTGGTGTCTAAAAACGGGAATGATGTGTATCGCTACCCCAGTCCACTTCATGCTGTGGCCGTACAGAGCCCAATGTTTCTCCTTTGCTTGACTGGCAACCCcctgagggaagaggagaggctgGATAACCATGCCAATGACATTGGCGTCGGATCCGAGCTGGATGCCGTCAAGACAGACACTTCCTTACCATCTCCAAGCAGTATGTgggctgctcctcctccttcatccAGTAAGAAAATGGATGGTTACATTCTGAGCCTGGTCCAGAAAAAAACACACCCCGTAAGGACCAACAAACCAAGAACCAGTGTGAACGCTGACCCGACAAAGGGCCTTCTGAGGAATGGGAGCATTTGCATCAGAGTGACTGGGGGTGTCTCACAGGGCAACAGTGGGAACCTTAAGAATTCTAAACAGGTGTCTTTGCCCTCCGGCGGGATCCCCCCTTTTGACAGTGGGACATTCTCCCCGCTGAAACAGTGGTCAAAAGAATCAAAGCCAGAACCactggaaagcaagaggttgacCCCGCCCGAGGGCTGCTCCCCGGGCACTGCCACTGAACTTCAAGGAAAGCATCTGCTCAAAAATGCCAAGCCAGCCGCCCAGGACCATGCAAGGTGTCCCCCCGCTGGGACAGGGGAGCCCTCTAAGGAAAGCGGTCACATCCCAGCTGCCTCTCCGAAAGAGAGCCCTGGGAGAGGCCCCGCGCCGCTGCAGGAGAACAAAGTGGTCCAGCCACTGAAAAAGGCGTCCCAGAAAAACAGCCCGCAGGCTGCCGCTCCGGGGGCGCCCCCTCCCGCCGCTCAGGCCCTGCTGTCTCCCGCTTTCCCGGTGGATGAGCGGCCTGCCCTGGATTTCAGAAGCGAGGGCTCGTCTTCTCAGAGCCTGGAGGAAGGGCCCGTGGGGAAGGCCCCGCCGGCCCCGGGGCAGCCGCCTGGCGTCAGGCCGGCCCGGGGGGCCAGGCCCGCGGCCGCCCCCAGGGGCTCCGCCCTGAAGCACCGGGCCGCGGCCGTCCATGGGCCGGAGGGCGCGCTGCCCGCCGTGAGGGAGAAAGCCCGGGCGGCCGGCAAGAAGTGTCGGTTCCCCGACGACACGGATACAAATAAGAAACTCAGGAGAGCCCCGGCCaaggggcggcggggcgggggcggccaGCCCGACGCGGGGCTCCACGGCCGGCCGCTGGGCGCGGGCCGCCGGGGCCATGGCCACGGCCACGGCCGGGAGGCGGTGGTGGCCAAGCCCAGGCACAAGCGAACCGACTCGCGGCGGTGGCGGTCGGCCGCCGAGGTGTCGTACGAGGAGGCGCTGCGGCGGGCGCGGCGGGGCCGCCGGGAGCCCGCGGGGTTGTTCGCCGCGGGGCCGCTGCCCTACGCCAGCCCCTACGCCTACGTGGCCAGCGACTCCGAGTACTCGGCCGAGTGCGAGTCCCTGTTCCACTCCACCGTGCTGGACACCAGCGAGGACGAGCGCAGCAACTACACCACCAACTGCTTCGGCGACAGCGAGTCCAGCGTGAGCGAGGGCGACTTTGTGGGCGACAGCACCAGCACCAGCGACTCCGAGGAGAGCGGCGGCTTGATTTGGTCCCAGTTTGTCCAGACTCTCCCCCTGCAGCCCGTGCCAGCCCCGGACCTGCGCAACAACCCCACAAAAACCTTCGTCAAAATCAAGGCTTCACATAACCTCAAGAAAAAAATCCTCCGCTTTCGGTCTGGCTCTTTGAAACTGATGACAACCGTTTGA